One window from the genome of Equus quagga isolate Etosha38 chromosome 6, UCLA_HA_Equagga_1.0, whole genome shotgun sequence encodes:
- the PSIP1 gene encoding PC4 and SFRS1-interacting protein, producing MTRDFKPGDLIFAKMKGYPHWPARVDEVPDGAVKPPTNKLPIFFFGTHETAFLGPKDIFPYSENKEKYGKPNKRKGFNEGLWEIDNNPKVKFSSQQASTKQSNASSDVEVEEKETSVSKEDTDHEEKASNEDVTKAIDITTPKAARRGRKRKAEKQVETEEAGVVTTATASVNLKVSPKRGRPAATEVKIPKPRGRPKMVKQPCPSESDMVTEEEKSKKKGQEEKQPKKQLKKDEEGQKEEDKPRKEPDKKEGKKEVESKRKNLAKTGVTSASDSEEEGDDQEGEKKRKGGRNFQTAHRRNMLKGQHEKEASDRKRKQEEQMETEQQNKDEGKKPEVKKVEKKRETSMDSRLQRIHAEIKNSLKIDNLDVNRCIEALDELASLQVTMQQAQKHTEMITTLKKIRRFKVSQVIMEKSTMLYNKFKNMFLVGEGDSVITQVLNKSLAEQRQHEEANKTKDPGKKGPNKKLEKEQTGSKTLNGGSDAQDSNQPQHNGDSNEDSKDSHEASSKKKPSSEERETEISLKESTLDN from the exons TGCTTTTTTAGGCCCAAAGGATATATTTCCTTactcagaaaataaggaaaagtacGGCAAACCAAATAAGCGAAAAGGCTTTAATGAAGGTTTATGGGAGATAGATAACAATCCGAAAGTGAAATTTTCAAGTCAACAG GCATCAACTAAACAATCAAATGCATCATCTGATGTTGaagttgaagaaaaagaaactagtgTTTCAAAGGAAGACACTGACCATGAAGAAAAAGCCAGCAATGAG gatgtgACTAAAGCAATTGACATAACCACTCCAAAAGCTgccagaagagggagaaagagaaag GCAGAAAAACAAGTAGAAACTGAGGAGGCAGGAGTAGTGACAACAGCAACAGCGTCTGTTAATCTAAAAGTGAGTCCTAAAAGAGGACGACCTGCAG CTACAGAAGTCAAGATTCCAAAACCAAGAGGCAGACCCAAAATGGTTAAACAGCCCTGTCCTTCAGAGAGTGAcat ggtaactgaagaagaaaaaagtaagaaaaaagggCAAGAGGAAAAGCAACCTAAAAAACAGCTTAAAAAGGATGAAGAGGGCCAGAAGGAAGAAGATAAGCCAAGAAAagagccagacaaaaaagaggggaagaaagaagttgaatcaaaaaggaaaaatttagcTAAAACAGGGGTTACATCAGCCTCTGATTCTGAAGAGGAAGGAGACGATCAAGAAGGTGAAAAG aagagaaaaggtgGAAGAAACTTTCAGACTGCTCACAGAAGGAATATGCTGAAAGGACAACATGAGAAAGAGGCATCAGATAGAAAACGCAAGCAGGAGGAACAAATGGAAACTGAGCA GCAGaataaagatgaaggaaagaagccagaagtaAAGAAAGTGGAGAAGAAGCGAG aaacaTCAATGGATTCTCGACTTCAAAGGATAcatgctgaaataaaaaattcactcaaaattgATAACCTC GATGTGAACAGATGTATTGAGGCCTTGGATGAACTCGCTTCACTTCAGGTCACAATGCAGCAAGCTCAGAAACACACAGAGATGATTACAACACTGAAAAAA atacGGCGATTCAAAGTTAGTCAGGTTATCATGGAAAAGTCTACAATGTTGTATAACAAGTTTAAGAACATGTTTTTGGTTGGTGAAGGAGATTCTGTGATCACACAAGTGCTGAATAAATCTCTTGCCGAACAAAGACAGCATGAGGaagcaaataaaaccaaagaTCCAGGGAAGAAAGGGccaaacaaaaaactagaaaaggaacAAACAG GTTCAAAGACTCTAAATGGAGGATCTGATGCTCAAGACAGTAATCAACCACAACATAATGGAGATAGCAATGAAGACAGCAAAGACAGCCATGAGGCCAGCAGTAAGAAAAA GCCAtccagtgaggagagagagactgagataTCTCTGAAGGAGTCTACGCTAGATAACTAG